A window of Calliopsis andreniformis isolate RMS-2024a chromosome 3, iyCalAndr_principal, whole genome shotgun sequence contains these coding sequences:
- the LOC143177341 gene encoding uncharacterized protein LOC143177341 — protein MTYLGLHIITQYWDLGDWMGHMEMVVLNIMETALTTAIYMGLILVRCSKHFKDMVINMRREVIEKPFYKNVEEKRLYSIYNNVAYLFNKYAAAMAMSTVYMMYFRPLIPLLLSIRGNETAAYELPFRNHIIVDYSNNVGIFVFLYLYQFPFTYVAVYHVGQVSFVGNFVLHLCGKLSILSYRIRNIQTTSSQTFRNGVKQIVVMHLELSNEVGDAFYDVNWPTVKSNDRKALLICMINGQKTMYIAAGRFYVLSLFGFSSIVKTSMACLSMLRANI, from the exons ATGACATATCTTGGTCTGCACATAATTACGCAATATTGGGATTTGGGAGATTGGATGGGTCATATGGAAATGGTTGTTCTGAATATAATGGAGACAGCGTTGACAACAGCGATTTATATGGGCCTAATTTTGGTTCGATGCAGCAAACATTTTAAAGACATGGTAATCAACATGAGGAGAGAAGTCATCGAGAAACCATTTTACAAAAACGTCGAGGAGAAGCGTTTGTACTCTATATATAACAATGTGGCCTACTTGTTTAACAAATACGCTGCAGCAATGGCAATGTCGACAGTCTACATGATGTACTTTCGTCCTTTGATACCTTTGCTTCTCAGTATTCGAG GCAACGAGACAGCTGCCTATGAGCTTCCGTTTCGGAATCATATTATCGTAGACTACTCGAACAATGTAGGAATCTTCGTTTTTCTATATTTGTATCAGTTTCCTTTTACATATGTAGCAGTGTATCATGTAGGGCAAGTTTCTTTCGTTGGTAACTTTGTGCTGCACCTTTGCGGAAAGTTATCGATTCTGTCTTATCGTATTCGGAATATTCAAACTACATCGAGTCAGACTTTTAGAAACGGCGTTAAGCAGATAGTGGTCATGCACTTGGAACTA TCCAACGAAGTGGGTGATGCATTTTATGATGTAAACTGGCCGACAGTAAAAAGCAATGACAGAAAAGCGTTATTAATTTGCATGATAAATGGACAAAAAACGATGTATATCGCTGCGGGAAGATTTTATGTTCTCTCGCTTTTTGGCTTTTCCAGT ATCGTGAAAACTTCAATGGCATGTCTCTCCATGTTGCGAGCAAACATATAA
- the LOC143177049 gene encoding uncharacterized protein LOC143177049 encodes MNYANICGLIFKKTDIPCRLSERINDSYHLILLIELASCCIRLGLAMYILLLTLDTDTVAAFNMILYCVVQLVWLYLYCYLGEQLVYEVCFVSFLRIATISD; translated from the exons ATGAATTATGCAAATATATGCGGCTTGATTTTTAAAAAGACTGATATACCTTGTAGATTGTCAGAGCGAATAAACGACAGCTATCACTTAATTCTTCTGATAGAACTCGCGAGTTGTTGCATTCGACTAGGTCTCGCTATGTACATTTTGTTACTT ACATTAGACACAGATACAGTGGCTGCATTTAATATGATTCTGTACTGCGTCGTGCAACTTGTCTGGTTATACCTTTACTGCTACTTGGGCGAACAATTGGTTTACGAGGTGTGTTTTGTGTCTTTCTTAAGAATTGCTACTATTAGCGATTAA